In the genome of Tropicibacter oceani, one region contains:
- a CDS encoding M16 family metallopeptidase, whose product MRRLAISLVLTVLAALPARARELPDQVTTFTLDNGMDVVVIEDHRAPVAVHMVWYRAGSADEPRGRSGIAHFLEHLLFKGTDTLEPGEFSKVVAANGGTDNAFTSYDYTAYFQRVAVDRLDLMMQMESDRMVNLRLSVDDIATERDVIIEERNQRTENDPGALFGEQRQAALYMNHPYGTPIIGWRHEMETLQLDDALGYYRQYYAPNNAILIVAGDVQPDEVLALAKKHYEPIPANPDLKPRERAQEPRHMTERRLFYRDPRVAQPYVLRSYLAPERDPGAQEKAAALMMLSEVLGGGQTSVLTQKLQFDSQVAVYASAFFDATSLDDTSFGLVVVPAAGVTLEQAEAAMDKAIAEFMAEGVNEEALDRIKFQLRAQQVFERDNVQQLARKYGGALTTGLTVADVQAWPDLLQAVTAEDILQAANEVFDRNKSVTGYLMEAAQEEVSQ is encoded by the coding sequence ATGCGCCGCCTGGCCATATCTCTTGTCTTGACTGTCCTTGCCGCGCTGCCTGCGCGCGCAAGGGAATTGCCCGATCAGGTCACGACCTTCACGCTGGACAACGGCATGGACGTGGTGGTGATCGAAGACCACAGGGCGCCGGTGGCGGTGCACATGGTCTGGTATCGCGCCGGGTCCGCCGACGAGCCGCGCGGGCGCTCGGGCATTGCGCATTTTCTGGAACACCTGCTGTTCAAGGGCACAGATACCCTTGAACCCGGCGAATTTTCAAAGGTGGTGGCGGCCAATGGCGGCACCGACAACGCCTTTACCAGTTATGACTATACCGCCTATTTCCAAAGGGTTGCGGTGGATCGTCTGGATCTGATGATGCAGATGGAATCGGATCGCATGGTCAACTTGCGGCTGTCGGTCGATGACATCGCCACCGAACGCGACGTGATCATCGAAGAACGCAACCAGAGGACGGAAAACGACCCCGGCGCGCTGTTCGGGGAACAGCGGCAGGCGGCGCTGTACATGAACCATCCCTATGGCACCCCGATCATCGGCTGGCGCCACGAGATGGAGACCCTGCAGCTTGACGATGCGCTGGGGTATTACCGGCAGTATTACGCGCCGAACAACGCCATCCTGATCGTGGCCGGTGACGTTCAGCCCGACGAGGTGCTGGCCCTTGCGAAAAAGCATTATGAGCCGATCCCGGCCAACCCCGACCTGAAACCGCGCGAGCGTGCGCAGGAACCGCGCCACATGACCGAACGGCGGCTGTTTTACCGCGATCCGCGCGTCGCGCAGCCCTATGTATTGCGCAGCTATCTTGCCCCGGAACGTGACCCCGGTGCGCAGGAAAAGGCCGCGGCGCTGATGATGCTGTCCGAGGTGCTGGGCGGCGGGCAGACCTCGGTCCTGACGCAAAAGCTGCAGTTCGACAGCCAGGTGGCGGTCTATGCCAGCGCCTTTTTCGATGCGACCTCGCTGGACGATACCAGCTTTGGGCTGGTGGTGGTCCCGGCGGCGGGCGTCACACTGGAACAGGCCGAAGCCGCAATGGACAAGGCGATTGCCGAGTTCATGGCCGAAGGCGTGAACGAAGAAGCGCTGGACCGGATCAAGTTCCAGCTGCGCGCGCAGCAGGTGTTCGAACGCGACAACGTCCAGCAACTGGCACGCAAATACGGCGGGGCCCTGACCACGGGCCTGACCGTCGCGGATGTGCAGGCCTGGCCCGACCTGCTTCAGGCGGTCACCGCCGAGGACATCCTGCAGGCCGCGAACGAGGTCTTTGATCGCAACAAGTCCGTGACAGGCTACCTGATGGAAGCCGCACAAGAGGAGGTCAGCCAATGA
- the lspA gene encoding signal peptidase II, translating into MGLVWAVAFAIFLVDQVTKIWVVHVMDLATRLSIDVLPPFLNFRMAWNYGVNFGLLAGDAPATRWILISVAVGIVLFVLVWMRRDPPGRLGLVSAGFLIGGALGNVIDRLLYGAVADFLNMSCCGIDNPFAFNVADVAIFVGALGLVVFPGGKKGA; encoded by the coding sequence ATCGGTCTGGTCTGGGCCGTCGCATTCGCGATTTTCCTGGTCGACCAGGTCACCAAGATCTGGGTCGTGCATGTCATGGATCTGGCCACGCGGCTGTCGATCGACGTGCTGCCGCCCTTTCTCAATTTCCGCATGGCGTGGAATTACGGGGTGAATTTCGGCCTTCTGGCCGGGGATGCCCCGGCGACGCGCTGGATTCTGATTTCGGTCGCGGTGGGGATCGTTCTGTTTGTCCTGGTCTGGATGCGCCGCGATCCGCCGGGGCGGCTGGGCCTGGTTTCCGCCGGTTTTCTGATCGGCGGGGCGCTGGGCAACGTGATTGACCGCTTGCTCTATGGGGCGGTTGCGGATTTCCTGAACATGTCCTGCTGCGGCATCGACAATCCCTTTGCCTTCAACGTCGCCGATGTGGCGATCTTTGTCGGGGCTCTGGGGCTGGTTGTCTTTCCGGGTGGGAAAAAGGGCGCGTGA
- the purH gene encoding bifunctional phosphoribosylaminoimidazolecarboxamide formyltransferase/IMP cyclohydrolase: MSDLHPVRRALISVSDKTGLTDLAKALADRGVEILSTGGSAKAIRDAGISVRDVADVTGFPEMMDGRVKTLHPKVHGGLLALRDNADHVAAMKEHGIGEIDLLVVNLYPFEAALARGAGYDEMIENIDIGGPAMIRAAAKNHAFVSTVVDVEDYGPLLAELDANDGQTSYVFRQRLAQIAYARTGAYDAAVSTWMADAIGETTPRRRVFAGTLAQSLRYGENPHQAAAFYTDGSDRPGVAVAAQLQGKELSYNNINDTDAAFELVSEFLPAEGFACAIIKHANPSGVARGATLKEAYQKAFDCDRTSAFGGIVALNSRLDVETAQAICEIFTEVVIAPAADDDAIEVFAAKKNLRLLLTPGLANTAEAGLSYRQVSGGMLVQDRDNGQMALDDLKVVTKKAPTEEQMRDLLFAWKVAKHVKSNAIVYVKDGATVGVGAGQMSRLDSALIAAKKAERMAEAMGLPQPLTIGSAVASDAFFPFADGLMEAAAAGATCVIQPGGSMRDDEVIKAADEAGLAMVFTGMRHFRH, encoded by the coding sequence ATGTCTGACCTTCATCCCGTGCGCCGCGCGCTGATTTCCGTATCCGACAAGACCGGCCTGACCGATCTGGCCAAGGCTCTTGCTGACCGCGGTGTCGAAATCCTGTCGACCGGCGGGTCTGCCAAGGCGATCCGTGACGCAGGCATCTCCGTGCGCGACGTGGCCGATGTGACGGGCTTTCCGGAAATGATGGACGGGCGCGTGAAAACCCTGCACCCCAAAGTGCACGGCGGTCTGCTGGCGCTGCGCGACAACGCGGACCACGTTGCGGCGATGAAGGAACACGGCATCGGCGAAATCGACCTGCTGGTGGTCAACCTCTATCCGTTCGAGGCCGCCCTGGCGCGCGGCGCCGGATACGACGAGATGATCGAGAACATCGACATCGGCGGCCCGGCGATGATTCGCGCGGCAGCCAAGAACCACGCCTTTGTCAGCACCGTGGTCGATGTCGAGGATTACGGCCCGCTTCTGGCCGAACTGGATGCCAACGACGGCCAGACCTCGTATGTCTTCCGCCAGCGGCTGGCGCAGATCGCCTATGCCCGCACCGGGGCCTATGATGCGGCGGTCAGCACCTGGATGGCCGATGCCATCGGAGAGACGACCCCGCGCCGCCGCGTCTTTGCCGGCACGCTGGCGCAAAGCCTGCGTTATGGCGAGAATCCGCATCAGGCGGCCGCCTTCTACACTGATGGTTCGGATCGTCCCGGTGTGGCCGTGGCCGCCCAGCTGCAGGGCAAGGAGCTGTCCTACAACAACATCAACGACACCGATGCGGCCTTTGAACTGGTGTCGGAATTCCTTCCCGCCGAAGGCTTTGCCTGCGCGATCATCAAGCACGCCAACCCCAGCGGCGTGGCCCGGGGCGCGACCCTGAAAGAGGCCTATCAAAAGGCGTTCGACTGTGACCGCACCAGCGCCTTTGGCGGGATCGTGGCGCTGAATTCCCGACTGGACGTGGAAACAGCCCAGGCGATCTGTGAAATCTTCACCGAGGTGGTGATCGCCCCCGCCGCCGACGATGACGCGATCGAGGTGTTTGCCGCGAAAAAGAACCTGCGCCTGCTGCTGACCCCTGGTCTTGCCAACACCGCCGAGGCAGGGCTGTCCTATCGTCAGGTGTCCGGCGGCATGCTGGTGCAGGATCGCGACAACGGCCAGATGGCGCTGGACGACCTGAAGGTCGTGACGAAAAAAGCCCCGACAGAAGAGCAGATGCGCGACCTGCTGTTCGCCTGGAAGGTGGCCAAGCACGTCAAGTCCAACGCCATCGTCTATGTCAAGGACGGCGCGACGGTCGGCGTTGGCGCAGGCCAGATGAGCCGCCTCGACAGCGCCCTGATCGCCGCCAAGAAGGCCGAGCGCATGGCCGAGGCCATGGGCCTGCCGCAGCCGCTGACCATCGGCAGCGCCGTGGCGTCGGATGCGTTCTTCCCCTTCGCTGACGGGTTGATGGAGGCCGCCGCCGCAGGCGCGACCTGTGTCATCCAGCCGGGCGGTTCGATGCGCGACGACGAGGTGATCAAGGCCGCCGACGAGGCCGGCCTGGCGATGGTCTTTACCGGCATGCGCCACTTCCGGCACTGA
- a CDS encoding DUF3035 domain-containing protein, whose protein sequence is MRAAHLVGFLALIGLSACGAGKRDITLHDLRTNSGKPEEFAIVPNKPLQEPESFSALPAPTPGGANRTDQTPLKDAVAILGGRPERLDVGTGVPASDTAIISSASRFGRDPAVRQDLAADDLAFRKRRSLFTWSLVPTDEYYRAYRRQALDPYDWMERFRRAGARTPAAPPE, encoded by the coding sequence ATGCGGGCAGCGCATCTTGTGGGATTTCTGGCGCTTATCGGGCTTTCGGCCTGTGGTGCGGGCAAGCGGGACATCACCCTGCATGACCTGCGCACCAACAGTGGCAAACCCGAAGAATTTGCCATCGTTCCGAACAAGCCGCTGCAAGAGCCCGAGAGTTTCTCGGCCCTGCCAGCGCCTACGCCGGGCGGTGCAAACCGGACCGATCAGACGCCGTTGAAGGACGCGGTCGCCATTCTGGGTGGCCGTCCAGAGCGTCTGGACGTTGGCACCGGAGTGCCTGCGTCGGATACCGCGATCATCAGCTCGGCCAGTCGCTTTGGCCGTGATCCTGCCGTGCGCCAGGACCTGGCCGCCGACGACCTTGCCTTCCGCAAGCGCCGGTCGCTGTTCACCTGGAGCCTGGTGCCCACGGACGAATACTATCGCGCCTACCGCCGTCAGGCATTGGACCCCTATGACTGGATGGAACGTTTCCGCCGCGCCGGGGCCCGTACACCTGCGGCACCGCCGGAATAA
- a CDS encoding serine hydrolase, producing the protein MLRKIKAMALGAAMGICLGGPLGAETPDQVLRDLMEQGAASQDYTPSFLAQAPVGRVQEVLDQVSQLIGTPRVIEVQDGKFYIETDTHRAEGTLTLDGDGRIATLWFDAPEPIPTTMDSALGELAGLADEVSWLVLRDGQKLSALRSDKPMAVASAFKLGVLSVLQQDIKAGSRKWADVVQLEARHKSLPTGQLQNLPDGSPVTLHTAAALMISISDNTASDLLVDVLGRDRVATALGTPGMLTTREFFSLKLDPVAQSAWLAAEPDQRPDIAAQAAQNLPPLAEVPRFVPGIEWNVSLDRLCGLIAPLAELPLMQMNPGLAPRQNWARVAYKGGSEPGVINFTTALLDDVGRELCVAVTLNDGGDIDMLAAAAAYRGLLAVLR; encoded by the coding sequence ATGCTTCGGAAAATCAAGGCAATGGCGCTTGGGGCCGCGATGGGCATCTGCCTTGGCGGCCCCTTGGGCGCGGAAACTCCGGATCAGGTTCTGCGCGATCTGATGGAGCAGGGCGCCGCCTCGCAGGACTATACCCCGTCCTTTCTGGCCCAGGCCCCGGTGGGCCGGGTCCAGGAGGTGCTGGACCAGGTCAGCCAGCTGATCGGCACCCCCCGGGTGATCGAGGTGCAGGACGGCAAGTTCTACATCGAAACCGATACGCATCGGGCCGAGGGCACGCTGACGCTGGATGGCGATGGGCGCATCGCAACGCTGTGGTTCGATGCCCCCGAACCGATCCCGACCACCATGGACAGTGCCCTTGGGGAACTGGCGGGCCTTGCAGACGAGGTGTCCTGGCTGGTGCTGCGCGATGGCCAAAAGCTGAGCGCCCTGCGGTCCGACAAGCCGATGGCGGTGGCCTCGGCCTTCAAGCTGGGTGTGCTGTCTGTCCTGCAACAGGACATCAAGGCCGGCAGCCGCAAATGGGCGGATGTGGTGCAGCTGGAGGCGCGGCACAAATCGCTGCCCACCGGGCAGTTGCAGAACCTGCCGGACGGCTCGCCGGTGACCTTGCACACGGCGGCGGCGCTGATGATCTCGATCTCGGACAACACTGCCAGCGACCTGCTGGTGGATGTGCTGGGGCGTGACCGGGTGGCAACGGCGCTGGGAACGCCCGGAATGCTGACCACGCGCGAATTCTTTTCGCTCAAGCTGGACCCGGTGGCCCAGTCGGCATGGCTGGCGGCCGAGCCGGACCAGCGCCCGGACATCGCCGCGCAGGCGGCGCAGAACCTGCCGCCGCTGGCCGAGGTGCCGCGCTTTGTGCCCGGCATCGAATGGAACGTGTCGCTTGACCGGCTGTGCGGCCTGATCGCACCGCTTGCCGAGCTGCCGCTGATGCAGATGAACCCGGGCCTTGCGCCGCGCCAGAACTGGGCGCGCGTGGCCTACAAGGGTGGGTCCGAACCGGGGGTCATCAACTTTACCACCGCGCTGCTGGACGATGTGGGGCGCGAGCTTTGCGTTGCGGTCACCCTGAACGACGGCGGCGACATCGACATGCTGGCCGCGGCGGCGGCCTATCGCGGGCTTTTGGCGGTTTTACGCTAG
- the dapA gene encoding 4-hydroxy-tetrahydrodipicolinate synthase yields MFKGSMPALVTPFKDGAVDFDTLKRLVEWHIAEGSHGLVPVGTTGESPTLTHSEHEEVIAAVVKAVAGRIPVIAGAGSNNTDEAVRFTQYAASVGADAALVVTPYYNKPTQAGLYAHFKAVHDCAEIPIIIYNIPGRSVVDMKPETMGDLAKLPRIIGVKDATGDLARVCAQRITCGTDFVQLSGEDATAHGFNAQGGVGCISVTANVAPRLCSELQAACLEGDYAKALTIQDRLMPLHRAIFTEPGLNGAKYAMSRLGLCSEETRLPLMPVTEPTRALLDAGLRHAGLLN; encoded by the coding sequence ATGTTCAAGGGTTCGATGCCTGCACTGGTCACGCCGTTCAAGGACGGCGCGGTGGATTTCGACACGCTCAAACGCCTGGTCGAGTGGCATATCGCCGAAGGATCGCACGGGCTGGTGCCCGTCGGCACCACCGGCGAAAGCCCGACCCTGACCCACAGCGAACACGAAGAGGTGATCGCCGCCGTGGTCAAGGCCGTGGCGGGGCGCATTCCGGTGATCGCCGGGGCCGGGTCGAACAACACCGACGAGGCCGTGCGCTTTACGCAATACGCGGCATCGGTGGGCGCAGACGCCGCATTGGTGGTGACGCCCTACTACAACAAGCCGACGCAGGCCGGGCTTTATGCCCATTTCAAGGCCGTGCACGACTGTGCCGAAATCCCGATCATCATCTACAACATCCCCGGCCGCTCGGTCGTGGACATGAAGCCCGAAACCATGGGCGATCTGGCCAAGCTGCCGCGCATCATCGGCGTCAAGGACGCGACCGGCGATCTGGCGCGGGTCTGCGCCCAGCGCATCACCTGTGGCACCGATTTCGTGCAACTGTCGGGCGAGGATGCGACAGCGCATGGGTTCAATGCCCAGGGCGGTGTCGGCTGTATCTCGGTCACGGCCAATGTCGCGCCGCGGCTGTGTTCTGAGCTTCAGGCCGCCTGCCTTGAAGGCGACTATGCCAAGGCCCTGACCATCCAGGACCGCCTGATGCCGCTGCATCGCGCGATCTTTACCGAACCGGGGCTGAACGGCGCGAAATACGCCATGTCGCGGCTTGGCCTGTGCTCCGAGGAAACGCGCCTGCCGCTGATGCCGGTGACCGAACCGACGCGCGCCCTGCTGGATGCCGGGCTGCGGCACGCGGGCCTGTTGAACTAA
- a CDS encoding lytic transglycosylase domain-containing protein produces the protein MSRLLACLLLLCTTFAAQAQNSGQALARAMDAMRDGNWAKARIEARVDGQAALDVILWHALRAGRGDPAEVQDFLARNPDWPGLAYLREKSEVVMSEASAAEVRAFFADDLPQTGAGALALARAQNEAGEAGAAEANVVLAWRTLSLGSDERRAFVEDWGSLLQDHHVARLDMALWKGWSSNASAMIPLVDEDWQKLAEARLALRGNEAGVDGKIAAVPAKLADHPGLAFERFLWRVRKGRDAEAIELLLAQSTSAASLGEPWAWANVRHDLARERMRDGAVLEAYKIASTHFLVDGSDFAELEWLSGYLALRYLDRADLAEAHFKRFRAAVWTPISVGRAGYWLGRALEAQNKSAEAAAAYAEGAKFQTSFYGLLAAERGGIAPDPTLAGTEEFPDWRTAAFTKTSVFQASVLLMAAGETALSERFLTHIAESLDRSGMGQMGQMLEEFKRPHMQVMLGKRAAQYGFELPGPYYALHPDIVGREFPVPKELVLSIARRESEFDPVVISGAGARGFMQLMPGTARDVSGWLNLEYDADKLLTDPSYNATLGAAYLANLAGRFDGNAVMMAAGYNAGPGRPNQWMERFGDPRKGEVDVIDWIEFIPFDETRNYVMRVTESLPVYRARLGKDPHPVPFSQELIGTTLQAIVD, from the coding sequence ATGTCGCGCCTTCTGGCCTGTCTCCTTTTGTTGTGTACCACCTTTGCTGCGCAGGCCCAGAACAGCGGGCAGGCCTTGGCGCGCGCGATGGACGCCATGCGGGACGGCAACTGGGCCAAGGCCCGAATCGAGGCGCGCGTCGACGGCCAGGCGGCGCTGGACGTGATCTTGTGGCACGCGCTGCGCGCCGGGCGCGGCGATCCCGCCGAGGTGCAGGATTTCCTTGCCCGCAACCCCGACTGGCCCGGCCTTGCCTACCTGCGCGAGAAAAGCGAAGTCGTCATGTCCGAGGCCTCTGCCGCCGAGGTGCGCGCCTTTTTCGCCGATGACCTGCCGCAGACCGGTGCAGGCGCCCTGGCGCTGGCCCGTGCGCAAAACGAGGCAGGCGAAGCCGGCGCCGCCGAGGCGAATGTCGTCCTGGCCTGGCGCACGCTGTCACTGGGCAGCGACGAACGCCGCGCCTTTGTCGAAGACTGGGGCAGCCTGCTTCAGGACCACCACGTCGCGCGCCTGGACATGGCGCTGTGGAAAGGCTGGAGCAGCAACGCCAGCGCGATGATTCCGCTTGTCGACGAAGATTGGCAAAAGCTGGCCGAGGCCCGCCTGGCCCTGCGCGGCAACGAAGCGGGAGTGGATGGCAAGATCGCCGCGGTGCCCGCCAAACTGGCCGATCACCCGGGGCTGGCCTTTGAGCGGTTCCTGTGGCGCGTGCGCAAGGGGCGCGACGCCGAGGCCATCGAATTGCTTCTGGCCCAGTCCACCAGTGCCGCCAGCCTGGGCGAACCCTGGGCCTGGGCCAATGTCCGTCACGATCTGGCGCGCGAACGCATGCGCGACGGCGCGGTACTCGAAGCCTACAAGATCGCTTCGACCCATTTCCTCGTGGACGGGTCGGATTTCGCCGAACTGGAATGGCTGTCGGGCTATCTTGCCCTGCGCTACCTTGATCGCGCCGATCTGGCCGAAGCCCACTTCAAACGCTTTCGCGCGGCGGTCTGGACGCCGATCTCGGTCGGGCGTGCGGGCTATTGGCTGGGCCGCGCGCTGGAAGCGCAGAACAAATCCGCCGAGGCCGCCGCCGCCTATGCCGAGGGCGCAAAGTTCCAGACCTCCTTCTATGGCTTGCTGGCGGCCGAACGCGGCGGCATCGCCCCGGACCCGACCCTTGCCGGGACCGAGGAATTCCCCGACTGGCGCACCGCCGCGTTCACCAAGACCTCGGTGTTCCAGGCCTCTGTTCTGCTCATGGCTGCCGGGGAAACGGCGCTGTCCGAAAGGTTCCTGACCCATATCGCCGAAAGCCTGGACCGCAGCGGCATGGGCCAGATGGGCCAGATGCTCGAGGAATTCAAACGCCCGCACATGCAGGTCATGCTGGGCAAACGCGCCGCCCAATACGGTTTCGAACTGCCCGGCCCCTATTACGCCCTGCACCCCGACATCGTCGGCAGAGAGTTCCCGGTTCCGAAAGAGCTGGTCTTGTCCATCGCCCGGCGCGAATCCGAATTCGATCCCGTGGTCATCTCGGGCGCCGGGGCGCGCGGTTTCATGCAGCTGATGCCCGGCACGGCGCGCGATGTCTCGGGCTGGCTGAACCTCGAGTATGATGCCGACAAACTGCTGACAGACCCGTCCTACAACGCGACGCTCGGGGCGGCCTATCTTGCCAACCTGGCGGGGCGTTTCGACGGAAACGCGGTGATGATGGCGGCAGGCTACAATGCCGGGCCGGGCCGCCCCAACCAATGGATGGAACGCTTTGGCGACCCCCGCAAAGGCGAGGTCGACGTGATCGACTGGATCGAATTCATCCCCTTCGACGAAACGCGCAACTATGTCATGCGCGTCACCGAAAGCCTGCCGGTCTATCGCGCCCGGCTGGGAAAGGACCCGCATCCGGTGCCCTTCAGCCAGGAATTGATCGGGACAACCTTGCAGGCCATCGTCGACTGA
- a CDS encoding M16 family metallopeptidase — protein MNRFIAVLALMVSAVMAQAEVEIQQVESPGGFKAWLVQEPSIPFVALEINFQGGASLDAPDKRGATNLMVALLEEGAGDLDAQGFTQATEALAAQFKYDVSDDTLSVSARILTENRDQAVALLRESLVNPRFDADAIERVRGQVLSSIRSDLRDPDSIAGAAWDKMVFGDHPYGSPYDGTEDSVAALTRDDILAAHKAAIAQDRVFVAAAGDITAEELGAIMDMLLADLPEQGAPQPAHVQVQTTAGVTVVPFATPQSVAIFGHEGIKRDDPDFFAAYVMNVVLGGGGFEARLMNEVREKRGLTYGVYSYLVPKDHAELYLGRVASANDRIGEAVEVIRDVWDGVARDGVTQDELDRAKTYLTGGYPLRFDGNGQIANILVGMQTEGLDPDYVNTRNAQIEAVTLEDVKRVAARVLKPDALHFVVVGQPDGLETTLGQ, from the coding sequence ATGAACCGGTTCATCGCAGTTCTGGCGCTGATGGTCAGCGCCGTCATGGCCCAGGCCGAGGTCGAGATTCAGCAGGTCGAAAGCCCGGGTGGCTTCAAGGCCTGGCTGGTGCAGGAACCGTCGATCCCCTTTGTGGCGCTGGAAATAAACTTTCAGGGCGGCGCGTCGCTGGATGCGCCGGACAAACGCGGCGCGACCAACCTGATGGTGGCGCTGCTGGAAGAGGGCGCAGGCGATCTGGACGCTCAGGGTTTTACCCAGGCGACCGAGGCACTGGCCGCGCAGTTCAAATACGACGTCAGCGACGACACGCTGTCCGTTTCGGCGCGCATCCTGACGGAAAACCGCGATCAGGCCGTCGCGCTACTGCGCGAGTCGCTGGTGAACCCGCGCTTTGACGCCGATGCGATCGAACGGGTGCGGGGGCAGGTGCTGTCGTCGATCCGTTCGGACCTGCGGGACCCCGACAGCATCGCAGGTGCGGCCTGGGACAAGATGGTGTTCGGCGATCACCCCTATGGGTCACCCTATGACGGCACCGAAGACAGCGTCGCTGCGCTGACGCGCGACGATATTCTGGCCGCGCACAAGGCCGCCATCGCGCAGGACCGCGTCTTTGTCGCCGCCGCAGGGGACATCACCGCCGAAGAGCTGGGCGCGATCATGGACATGTTGCTGGCCGACCTGCCGGAGCAGGGCGCGCCGCAGCCGGCCCATGTGCAGGTTCAGACCACGGCCGGTGTGACCGTCGTGCCCTTTGCAACGCCGCAATCGGTGGCGATTTTCGGGCATGAAGGCATCAAGCGTGACGATCCGGATTTCTTTGCCGCCTACGTGATGAACGTGGTGCTGGGCGGCGGCGGGTTCGAGGCGCGGCTGATGAACGAGGTGCGCGAAAAGCGCGGGCTGACCTATGGCGTCTATTCCTATCTCGTGCCCAAGGATCACGCGGAACTGTACCTTGGCCGAGTGGCGTCGGCCAACGATCGGATCGGCGAGGCGGTCGAGGTGATCCGCGACGTCTGGGACGGTGTCGCACGCGATGGCGTGACGCAGGACGAACTGGACCGTGCCAAGACCTATCTGACGGGCGGCTATCCGCTGCGCTTTGACGGCAACGGCCAGATCGCCAACATCCTTGTGGGCATGCAGACCGAAGGGCTGGACCCGGACTATGTGAACACCCGCAACGCACAGATCGAGGCGGTCACGCTGGAGGATGTGAAACGGGTCGCGGCCCGCGTCCTGAAACCCGATGCGCTGCACTTTGTCGTGGTCGGCCAGCCCGATGGGTTGGAAACGACCTTGGGCCAATGA